The Pseudomonas pergaminensis nucleotide sequence CGGTCGGCAATTTCCAGGTTGGAGTTGCCGAGGGCGATCAACTGCAGCACTTCCAGCTCGCGCTGGCTCAGAGGGTTCTCCACGGTGCCTGGCGTGGACGCCTGGGGCTCCATGCCCAGTTCACTCAGTAACCCCGGCGAGCGCAACCGCAACTCGCGGATCGCCTGTTGCACCTGGCAGCGCGCCGCCAGCTCCAGCCCGGTTTGCAACGAACGACGCGCCAGAGCAGGGTCGCCGACTTGCCAGGCGACCTCACCGAGGACCAGGTGCAGCTCGGTTTCCAGGCAGAGCATGCCGCGCTTGTGGGTGGTTTCCAGCAAGGCCGTGAGCCGTGCCACGGCTTGATCGGCGCAGCCCAGTTTTACTTCCGCCAGCACCAGCAGGTATTCCAGGCGCGGGATCAGCTCCAGGGTAGCCGGCGGCGCCTGCTTCGCCTGGGGCCCACGGAAGTGGCGAAGCACACGCCGCACCGCTTCCACCGTCAGTTCGGCGCGGCCCTGCTGCAGCCAGAAGTGCCCGCTGACCAGCAGCAACACCGCGCGGTACACCGTGTCGGGCACTTGGCGTTGCTGCATCAAGCGTTCGGCCTCGCGCAACTGCACAAAGGCCTGGGCGTAATCACCCCGGTTGGCGGCCAGCAGCGCCAGGCCGAGAAAGCCGTAGAGCACGCGTTTGTCCTGGCTGTGCAGGCACATAGCCAAGCCTGTTTCGAAACAGTCGGAGGCCAGGTTGTCTTGGCCCTGGCGCAACGCCAGATGCCCGCGCCGCAAGGCGATGCGCCCGACCAACGGCCCAGCCGTGAGCCGCTGCTTGAGCAGCATCGCCTGCACGTTTTCCAGCAGGCTTTGCGCCCGATAAGGGGCGCCGCGCTGTTCCAGCAATTGCGCATGGTCCAGTTCAAGCAACGCCTCAAGCAGCAGCGAGCCATGGGCTCGCGCGAGGCACAACGCTTCACGGCTCAGGGCCTGGGCGACATCCAGCTCGCCGCGCAGCAAGGCTTGCTGAGTCAGGCCCGACAGGCACATCAGCCGCGAGGTCCAGGCGCTGTCGGGCAAAGCGTGCAGCGCTTCAAGGAAATGTTCGCGAGAACGCTCGGCATCGCCGCCCAGGTGCAGCAGCCAACCCCACTGTGCCTGCCAGCGCGCCAGCAGGTAGCGCTGCTGCGCCGCCGTCGGTTGCGGGGCGAACCGCGCCAGTTGGTCGATGCATTGCGCGGCCTGGTCGAAGCGCCCGGCGAACAGCAACGCCGCCGTCACCAGCCCCACCAGTTGCGCCGAACCGAGCATCAATTCATCGCCATGCTGATCATGCAGGCGCAACAGCAGCACCGCATTCTGCTGGCGGAACAGGTCCTCGAAACTGAAATGCTGCAACAGGCTCACGGCCACTTCATATTCTTCGGCCAGCAACGCGTGCTCAAACGCGGCCTGCCAGTCCTGTTCGGTGGTGAACCATTGGCAGGCCCGTCGGTGCCAGGAGCGCTTGGCCGGCCAGGGTTCATCCCGCAGCAATCGGCCCAGCGGTGCAAAGACCTGCAGCCAGTCGGTGTCCTCCCAGGGCTGGATGAACGCGCCGAGGGCCTGCAGATCGCGCAGGTACTGGTCACCGTCGCCAAAACCGAACAGGTGCTCGCACAGTCCTGGGTTGAAGCGCGGCAGATGGGCCAGCACGCGCCAGGCTTCGGCCAATTCGGGGGGCAAGGTGCTGAACAGCTCGTGCTGCAAGTAATCGAGCAAGGTCTTTTCCGGGTGGGCATCGCCGAGCAAGGCAATGCGCACACCCGCACACCAGCCGGCACTGAACTGCAACACGCTGTCGACGGTTTGCCCCGGCGCGTGGATGAGCAGTTGCTGGATCTCGGCCGGGGTGAACGCCAGGTCGGTGCCGCACTCCAGCAGTTCATCGTCCAGCAGCAACCGAGGCCAGTTGCACAAGGGGCGCCGCCGCGCGCCCAGCCACCAGGTCAATGCCGGGCTGCCAAGGGTGAGCAGGCGGTCGAGCAAGGCATCGGTGTCGGGCGTGGGCAAGCGGCAGAAGTCATCGAGAAACAACCACGCCGGGGTCTGCCAGCGCGCAAGGTCCGCCAGCAGTGTTGCTTCGTCGGTGAACGTCAAGCCAAGACTCTGTGCCAGGCGCTGGCAGAAATCGCTCGGGCTCAGGGCCGCACCATTGAGCGGCAACCAGTACACCTGGCACCCCGCTGGCGCCTGCAACGCGCATTCGGCCAGCAACGCACTCTTGCCGCTGCCACCCGGCGCGCAGAGCAATTTGACCCTGGCCGGCGCCGCCAGCAAAGGCTCGGCCAGGCGTGGGCGCAGCAGATGGTGGGCGGACAGCCGAGGCATGAATCCAGGACGGTCCAGGCAGCGTGTCATGGCGGTCATTGCTGCATCCTGCGTTCTTATTGTTATGCAACCTGACGCCTACCCTAGTCCTGTGGTTGGCGGTTGTTGAAGAAGTATTCAGCGGGGTGATTGACGGGCATAAAATTCAAGGCATTCACAACCCAATGTGGGAGCGGGCTTGCTCGCGAAAGCGGTGGATCAGTCTAGGAATTCGGTGACTGACACGCCGCATTCGCGAGCAAGCCCGCTCCCACATTGGAGTTGCATTTCATATCGGGATTGCATTTCACATCGGGGTCAGCGCACGCCTTCGGCCCTCAACGCAGCCGGCGTGTAGTCCGCCGCCTTGGCATTGAAACCGAACACAAAACTGCTTTTCTCCTCGTTCTTCATGCCCAGCGCGATGTAGCGTCCGGCGATGATGTCGTACAGGGTTTCCACGGTATAAGCCGGGGTCTGGTGGTTGTAGTAGAACTGCGCATGCCCCTCCGCCACCCGCCACAGTTGGCCACGGCCATCGTAGTGGTCCACCAGCGCTACCTGCCAGCTGTCTTCGTCGATGTAAATGTGGCGCTTGGCGTAGATATGCCGCTCGCTCGGCTTGACCGTGCCCACCACTTCCCACACGCGGTGCAGCTCATAGCGGGTCAGGTCCTGGTTGATGTGGCCGGCCTTGATGATGTCGTCGTACTTGAGCGTCGGCTGGTCGAGCTTGTAGCTGTTGTAGGGAATGTACATCTCCTTCTTGCCCACCAGCTTCCAGTCGTAACGGTCCGGGGCGCCGGAGAACATGTCGAAGTTGTCGGACGTGCGCAAGCCATCGGACGCGGTACCCGGCCCGTCATACGCCACCTGCGGCGCCCGGCGTACGCGGCGCTGCCCGGCGTTGTAGATCCACGCCAGGCGCGGCTCCTTCACTTGGTCGAGGGTTTCATGCACCAGCAGCACGTTGCCGGCCAAACGCGCCGGTGCGGTCACCGACTGCTTGAAGAAGGTCAGCACGTTGGCCGCCTTGGCCGGGTCCATGTCGGGGATCAGTTGCGGCACGGCCACTTCTTCCTCGAAGCGGATCGGCGTGTAGCTGCCGTTGGTCTGCGGAGTGGCCTGGGTGATGATGCGGCGCAGGTTGCCGCCGTGATAACGGGTGATGTGGTTCCACAGTACTTCCACGCCATTCTTAGGGATCGGGAACGCGTAGTAGCGGTTGCCGGTGAAGTTCTCCAGGCCGTTGCCGTCATTGATCGGCTTGACGTTCAGCGCGCTGCGCTTGATCGATTCGTAGATTTCCGGCGGCAGGTTGACCGTACGGTGGGTCGGGTACACCGGGATCTTGTAGGTCTCGGGGTAGCGCTTGAACATCGCCACCTGGCCATCGGAGAGTTTGTCCTTGTACTTGTCGACGGTGGCGGCGGTGATCACGAACAGCGGTTTTTCACTGGCAAACGGGTCGGCCAGGAAGCCCTTGCTGTCCACCGCGCCGGCGTTCTTCGGGATGCCGCCGGTCCAGGCCGGAATCGAACCGTCGGCGTTGCCGGCTTTTTCGGCGCCTACCGGGGTCAGCGTGGTGCCGAGCTTGGCGGCCTCGTCCGGTGACACGGCAGCCATCACGTTGACCGCCAACAGGCTGAGGGCCATTACCGCAAATATCTTACGCATAGAGTCTTGTCCTTCTTTAAGCCAGATCAGAAGTTCACGCCGAAGCTGAGGGCGAGGAAGTCGCGGTCGGTCAGGGTGTTGTAGTCGCCGCCAAAAAAGTCGGTGTAGCTGAGGCTGGCGGTGTAGGTGTTGCGGTAGTCCGCGTCGACACCCGCGCTGATGGCCTTGGCGCCCTTGTTGAACAGGCCGTTGGGGCCATAGCCGGCGACGTCATGGGACCAGGACAGGTTAGGCTTGAGGTTGATCCCGGCAATCACGTTGTTGTAGTCCAGGATCGCCCGCGCGCGGTAGCCCCAGGAGGTGGAGGTGACGAAACCGTCGGTGTCACCCTGGAAACCATAGGCGCCATACACCGAGTCGCGGCCGTAGCGCAGTTTGGATTTATCCTCCAGGCCTGCGACGTGCACGATGGCCGCTTCACCGACCACCGTCAGGCGCTCGGCGCCCAGGACCTGGTCGAAGAACTGGGTCATGGAGCTTTGGATCTGGGTGATTTCTTTACGGCGATAGCCTTTGTTGTCGTCGCCGAAGTTGCTGCGGATGGGTGAGGCCAGTTGGCCGGCGACGGGGTTGATCAGGGCCAGGGTCAAATCGGTGGTATTGAGTTGCACCGGGGCATTGGGCCGGTAGCTGATCTCACCGGTCCACGCGGTGCCGGTGGGCAACGTGGTGGAGAAGCTGGCACCGAACAGGCGGATATCTTCCGGGTAGTCGAGGTAGTACTGGCCGCGGCCGAGCATCAGGCTTTGTACCAGGCCCGCGCCGGAGCCCGGCGCCAGGCCGTTGGCGGTACCGGCGATCGCGCCGAGCGTGGCCAGGCTGGTGTTGTTGGTGATGGTGCCCACCGTCGGCGTGCGGCTGTGGTAGTTCATGAAGTACAGACCGTACTCGGTGTCGTCCCCCAACCAGCGCAATGCGGCGCCGAACTGACCGGAATCACGCGCGTCGCGGTCGCCGGCGCGGCGTACGATCACCCCTTCATTGGTCACGCCAAACCCTTGGCCAAATGCCGCCGCCACCGGTTGCAGAGGGGCAATCGCCGGGTTGCCCACGGTGTAGTTATTGGTGCACCCGTCCGCCGCCACATCGCCGCCGAAGAAGGTGCCGCAGTTATCCAGCACCGTCTGGTCCCATTCCAACTGGTAGAAACCTTCTACCGTCAGTTGGTTGGTGAGGCTCTGGGACGCGAACAGCATGTTGACCGGGATCAGCCCTTCCTTGATCTCGGCACCCGGACGGCGGAACGCAGACACGTCGATCGGGTTGATGCTGTTGATGGAGTTACCGATGAAGGTACTTTCGCCCCAGCTCACTACCTGCTTGCCCGCACGCACAGTGCCCGGCAGATCACCCAGCGAGTAGTTGTGATACACGAATGCATCGAGGATCTGCGCACCGCTGGATTTGGCGCCTTCCTTGCGGTTGTGGTCGCTGATCGGTTTGAACTCGCGGTCTTCGTCCTTCAGTTCGAAGTCGTACCAGTACTTGCCCCGCACGAACACGCCCGTGTCGCCGTATTTCAGCTCAAGGTCGTGCAGCCCCTTGAAGATCTTGGAGAAGGTCTCGCCCTTTTTGAAGTTCAAGCGCCCGTCATCACCGGTAGACGCCTGGCCGGTACCGCCGTTGACGGTGCCCACCAACTTCTTGTCGGCATCGCGCATGCCCCAGCTCGCGCCCACCGACAGCGAGGAATCGAATTGCCCTTCGATCTCGCCAATGTTGAATGAAACAGCCTGTGCCTGGGCACAGCATCCCAACGCAACCGCAGCGGCCAGCGCCTGTGGCCTGAAGATGGCGCGCATTGTTGTTCTTGTCATGCGTCTTCCCCGGTGAGTGACAGAAGGCCCCACCCTACTGCCGCCCATCAGGAGCGATAAGCGCACCAAGGAGGGATTCGTGTTGTCGCTCGAAAGGATGACAAGCCGCTCTGGCCGGGGTCTGGACGCAGGCATGCATCGGGTGGATGGCGGGTTATCAGGAGAATGGATAGCGGGCCAAGCCACTGTTGCTGATTCGGCAACAGTCCTTGTCATGAATCAGCATTACTCATCTTGTTACAAGCGGCTATTCTTACCGGACTTTCAGGGCAAACGGCCCGCTTCCCCAACCGGAAGGAAAGCCTTTTTCAGATGGATTGATGCCTGTTTTCAATCTGTTACCGGTGTTCACTGACGTTGATTTATCGCTCCTTGATCCAACGTCTTACTTCAGCCGCTGCGTTTGCAGCGGCTTTTTTTTGCCCGGAACAAAACGGGGCGCCATCAGCGCCCCGTGGGATTCAAGCTTTTTCAGGCAACGATCACAGGCTGTACTTCTGCAAATTGGCCATCATCTCCTTCAACGCCTCGATGTTGTCCTTGGGGTGAGCCGCACCGTCGAAGTCGCAAATCTGCTGCCAGTGTGCCGCCACATCTTCTGGCGAGAAGCCGGCCTCCGGGTCAA carries:
- a CDS encoding DUF1329 domain-containing protein, which codes for MRKIFAVMALSLLAVNVMAAVSPDEAAKLGTTLTPVGAEKAGNADGSIPAWTGGIPKNAGAVDSKGFLADPFASEKPLFVITAATVDKYKDKLSDGQVAMFKRYPETYKIPVYPTHRTVNLPPEIYESIKRSALNVKPINDGNGLENFTGNRYYAFPIPKNGVEVLWNHITRYHGGNLRRIITQATPQTNGSYTPIRFEEEVAVPQLIPDMDPAKAANVLTFFKQSVTAPARLAGNVLLVHETLDQVKEPRLAWIYNAGQRRVRRAPQVAYDGPGTASDGLRTSDNFDMFSGAPDRYDWKLVGKKEMYIPYNSYKLDQPTLKYDDIIKAGHINQDLTRYELHRVWEVVGTVKPSERHIYAKRHIYIDEDSWQVALVDHYDGRGQLWRVAEGHAQFYYNHQTPAYTVETLYDIIAGRYIALGMKNEEKSSFVFGFNAKAADYTPAALRAEGVR
- a CDS encoding LuxR C-terminal-related transcriptional regulator; its protein translation is MTAMTRCLDRPGFMPRLSAHHLLRPRLAEPLLAAPARVKLLCAPGGSGKSALLAECALQAPAGCQVYWLPLNGAALSPSDFCQRLAQSLGLTFTDEATLLADLARWQTPAWLFLDDFCRLPTPDTDALLDRLLTLGSPALTWWLGARRRPLCNWPRLLLDDELLECGTDLAFTPAEIQQLLIHAPGQTVDSVLQFSAGWCAGVRIALLGDAHPEKTLLDYLQHELFSTLPPELAEAWRVLAHLPRFNPGLCEHLFGFGDGDQYLRDLQALGAFIQPWEDTDWLQVFAPLGRLLRDEPWPAKRSWHRRACQWFTTEQDWQAAFEHALLAEEYEVAVSLLQHFSFEDLFRQQNAVLLLRLHDQHGDELMLGSAQLVGLVTAALLFAGRFDQAAQCIDQLARFAPQPTAAQQRYLLARWQAQWGWLLHLGGDAERSREHFLEALHALPDSAWTSRLMCLSGLTQQALLRGELDVAQALSREALCLARAHGSLLLEALLELDHAQLLEQRGAPYRAQSLLENVQAMLLKQRLTAGPLVGRIALRRGHLALRQGQDNLASDCFETGLAMCLHSQDKRVLYGFLGLALLAANRGDYAQAFVQLREAERLMQQRQVPDTVYRAVLLLVSGHFWLQQGRAELTVEAVRRVLRHFRGPQAKQAPPATLELIPRLEYLLVLAEVKLGCADQAVARLTALLETTHKRGMLCLETELHLVLGEVAWQVGDPALARRSLQTGLELAARCQVQQAIRELRLRSPGLLSELGMEPQASTPGTVENPLSQRELEVLQLIALGNSNLEIADRLFISLHTVKTHARRIHSKLGVERRTQAVAKAKTLGLMT
- a CDS encoding DUF1302 domain-containing protein, whose amino-acid sequence is MTRTTMRAIFRPQALAAAVALGCCAQAQAVSFNIGEIEGQFDSSLSVGASWGMRDADKKLVGTVNGGTGQASTGDDGRLNFKKGETFSKIFKGLHDLELKYGDTGVFVRGKYWYDFELKDEDREFKPISDHNRKEGAKSSGAQILDAFVYHNYSLGDLPGTVRAGKQVVSWGESTFIGNSINSINPIDVSAFRRPGAEIKEGLIPVNMLFASQSLTNQLTVEGFYQLEWDQTVLDNCGTFFGGDVAADGCTNNYTVGNPAIAPLQPVAAAFGQGFGVTNEGVIVRRAGDRDARDSGQFGAALRWLGDDTEYGLYFMNYHSRTPTVGTITNNTSLATLGAIAGTANGLAPGSGAGLVQSLMLGRGQYYLDYPEDIRLFGASFSTTLPTGTAWTGEISYRPNAPVQLNTTDLTLALINPVAGQLASPIRSNFGDDNKGYRRKEITQIQSSMTQFFDQVLGAERLTVVGEAAIVHVAGLEDKSKLRYGRDSVYGAYGFQGDTDGFVTSTSWGYRARAILDYNNVIAGINLKPNLSWSHDVAGYGPNGLFNKGAKAISAGVDADYRNTYTASLSYTDFFGGDYNTLTDRDFLALSFGVNF